A part of Methanohalobium evestigatum Z-7303 genomic DNA contains:
- a CDS encoding coiled-coil domain-containing protein: protein MDGETLDTGNDIKLVPARSSAYNETKNVDSSGNPETQSQKNVTEYMDRSDKKELENEISDLKSRLENLQQYVDERTDSNSQTISQLKDDVKTKTNYDDFNQLNYSFNSFSKRLKRIAKEEDALNKKGVDPGKIPPDVLEITYAKTLNDLLSAMLDVYGKHEVSNIVNSAIGEVRESSPGVDFFRFENNRFMVKKLSEAVESKLVSRKQIHGTYVELYNKLSVYVPSYEGRDFRSFVETGSLEYAVDKVTIHETKLNELNDSLIDLKDKTSNLSRDLESINEIQNKQSESIDNNSENISAINNQIEEMTNAINLHTRAIKTLNKRLADIQNSPDNDTETYETDLESRLDAKAERNDLMEMDEKIQNMNNDLTSFKQEILESLENIQSVLENKVDDDKLTKIEDELSSIKTQISNIQDTSIQPDINNTDGELDNDDLTVFETLKNMETATFKQLEKQSDSDGNTISKNLSEILDKLENQSHIYSQKKGRYKRYFINT from the coding sequence TTGGATGGTGAAACTTTGGATACTGGAAATGATATAAAACTGGTTCCTGCCAGGTCATCTGCATATAATGAAACAAAAAATGTGGACTCATCAGGTAACCCTGAAACACAATCCCAAAAGAATGTTACCGAGTATATGGACAGGTCTGACAAAAAAGAACTGGAAAATGAAATATCAGACCTGAAATCCAGACTTGAAAATCTGCAACAATATGTTGATGAACGTACAGACTCTAACAGCCAAACGATATCACAATTAAAAGATGATGTTAAAACTAAAACTAATTATGATGATTTCAATCAATTAAACTATAGTTTTAACAGTTTTTCAAAACGTCTTAAAAGGATTGCCAAAGAAGAAGATGCATTAAACAAAAAAGGAGTGGATCCAGGAAAAATCCCTCCAGATGTACTTGAGATTACCTACGCAAAAACATTAAATGACCTACTGTCTGCTATGCTTGATGTCTACGGGAAACATGAAGTATCCAATATAGTAAATTCTGCGATAGGAGAAGTCAGGGAATCAAGCCCGGGTGTGGATTTTTTCAGGTTTGAAAACAACAGGTTTATGGTAAAAAAACTCTCAGAGGCTGTTGAATCAAAACTGGTATCAAGAAAGCAGATACATGGAACGTATGTTGAACTTTACAATAAACTATCTGTGTATGTCCCAAGTTATGAAGGTCGGGATTTCAGGTCTTTTGTGGAGACCGGTAGCCTTGAATATGCAGTTGATAAGGTAACAATTCATGAAACAAAATTAAACGAGTTGAATGATTCACTGATAGATCTCAAAGATAAAACATCAAACCTTTCCAGAGACCTGGAATCTATAAACGAAATACAAAATAAACAATCAGAAAGTATTGATAACAACTCTGAAAACATATCCGCAATCAATAACCAGATTGAAGAAATGACCAATGCTATAAATCTGCATACCCGTGCTATCAAAACATTGAATAAAAGACTTGCAGATATTCAAAATTCACCAGATAATGATACGGAAACTTATGAAACGGATTTGGAAAGCAGATTGGATGCAAAAGCAGAAAGAAATGATCTCATGGAAATGGATGAAAAAATCCAGAATATGAACAATGATTTAACATCGTTTAAACAAGAAATACTGGAATCACTTGAAAATATACAATCCGTGCTTGAGAATAAAGTTGATGATGACAAATTAACAAAAATTGAGGATGAACTCTCGTCCATAAAAACCCAGATATCAAATATTCAGGATACATCCATACAACCAGATATCAATAATACTGATGGTGAATTAGACAACGATGATTTAACTGTTTTTGAAACGCTTAAAAATATGGAAACAGCTACCTTTAAACAGTTGGAAAAACAGTCGGATTCCGACGGCAATACAATATCTAAAAATTTGTCTGAAATTCTTGATAAACTGGAAAACCAATCCCATATATATTCTCAGAAGAAGGGTAGATACAAACGCTATTTTATAAATACATAA